In the Bacillus shivajii genome, one interval contains:
- the gerD gene encoding spore germination lipoprotein GerD — protein MKPNNFALKLLLIFLAIIIFTSCAAAEEQNAQPDYESTKKMMVDMLKTDEAKDSIKEVLQDDEVRQELVMEEDYVKETIQTTLTSEAGKEYWQEVMQDPDFANAFAESMQQENEKMMKNLMKDPEYQGMMMSVLKDPEMEEKYLELMQSKEYRQQVMTVMAEAFESPFFVAKINEILANVAEEQMQKQDKGDEEGEEEEKDEDEE, from the coding sequence GTGAAGCCTAACAATTTTGCACTTAAACTATTGCTTATTTTTTTAGCGATCATCATATTTACAAGCTGCGCAGCCGCTGAAGAACAAAACGCTCAGCCTGATTATGAAAGTACAAAAAAAATGATGGTTGATATGTTAAAAACCGATGAAGCTAAAGATTCCATTAAAGAAGTCCTCCAAGATGATGAAGTTCGCCAAGAGCTTGTCATGGAAGAGGATTACGTCAAAGAAACGATTCAAACGACCCTCACTTCAGAAGCGGGAAAAGAATATTGGCAAGAAGTCATGCAGGACCCTGATTTTGCCAATGCATTTGCGGAAAGCATGCAACAAGAAAATGAAAAAATGATGAAAAACTTAATGAAAGACCCCGAATATCAAGGAATGATGATGTCAGTACTGAAAGACCCAGAAATGGAAGAGAAGTACTTAGAGCTCATGCAAAGCAAGGAGTATCGTCAACAAGTTATGACTGTCATGGCAGAAGCCTTTGAAAGCCCGTTTTTCGTTGCAAAAATTAATGAAATCTTAGCGAATGTCGCCGAAGAACAAATGCAAAAACAAGATAAAGGTGACGAAGAAGGTGAGGAAGAAGAAAAAGACGAAGACGAGGAATAA
- a CDS encoding DUF2521 family protein, translated as MNVITSLGEKRRKKQWKFERSILRSLSIQTMKTDVFQTFFSQQFGESVGKLYLTDFCLDIGIDAYLLGSEFSRFGYYGDPPKKVKVRCQDELDAYIQQCVSQFQAWFHLDDNESDKVKEKCTAFLDKWWTTGFKEGEKRHRLRLH; from the coding sequence ATGAATGTGATTACATCTTTAGGAGAAAAAAGAAGGAAAAAACAATGGAAATTTGAACGGAGCATTTTGCGTTCATTGTCAATTCAAACGATGAAAACAGATGTGTTTCAAACGTTTTTTTCACAACAATTTGGTGAGTCAGTGGGAAAATTATATTTAACGGATTTTTGCCTAGATATTGGCATTGATGCGTATTTATTAGGGTCTGAATTCAGTCGGTTTGGTTACTATGGTGATCCCCCTAAAAAAGTGAAAGTACGTTGCCAAGATGAGTTAGACGCGTATATCCAGCAGTGTGTTAGTCAGTTTCAAGCATGGTTTCATCTCGACGACAACGAATCAGATAAAGTTAAAGAAAAGTGCACAGCATTTTTAGATAAATGGTGGACTACGGGATTTAAAGAAGGAGAAAAACGTCACCGGCTTCGTCTCCATTAA
- a CDS encoding LVIVD repeat-containing protein: MKKRNKVILSSMLAGALVFPAVIPTGLAHDAFEGGQKTEALPFDHDALEMLGEPEESGEKNLKFLHEAAAVQISEVDGVQNNTADVYAHKGFAYLGTHTANGANGGVRIFDLKDPENPVEIAQIAHDIPHTWQEKVIVKSVNTADFKGDLAVVSLQQTSRNNADRPDSIGGALLYDVTDPYYPQRLGFYELDRDIRGTHELYLTMQGNRALMLLSNPYADYFTDGEQKDFQIVDVSDPANPELLWEFDPRDLPEVADDFNGYHWHAPDGHTRPVFNHSVITDNNGHYAYVSMWDLGTVIFDIRDPENAEYLGRTEYADDQKGAAHSAALARGGTVLIETREVANPHGEGYEDAYGYTRIFDIRDKTNPVLLSEFTTDLTYDFRGFTFANTVHDPKVRGNTLYLSYYSGGVISVDITDPSNPVEIGRYTPDQSNVWGVFVDRNYVLASDMGQGLKVLLKNNGNQGNGNGNQPLKN; this comes from the coding sequence TTGAAAAAACGAAACAAAGTCATTTTATCGTCTATGTTAGCTGGCGCACTAGTTTTTCCAGCGGTGATTCCAACAGGACTTGCTCATGATGCATTTGAGGGAGGGCAAAAAACAGAAGCACTGCCTTTTGATCATGATGCACTTGAAATGTTAGGGGAACCAGAAGAAAGTGGAGAAAAGAATTTAAAGTTTTTACATGAAGCTGCTGCAGTACAAATTAGTGAAGTTGATGGCGTACAAAACAATACGGCAGATGTATATGCGCATAAAGGGTTTGCGTACCTTGGTACACATACAGCGAATGGCGCCAATGGTGGAGTGAGAATCTTTGATTTGAAGGATCCGGAAAATCCAGTAGAAATTGCGCAAATCGCACATGATATCCCTCATACATGGCAAGAAAAAGTCATTGTAAAAAGTGTCAACACGGCAGACTTTAAAGGGGATCTCGCTGTCGTAAGTTTACAGCAGACATCACGCAATAATGCAGATCGCCCGGATAGTATTGGTGGGGCGTTATTATATGATGTTACTGACCCCTATTATCCACAGCGTTTAGGGTTTTATGAGTTAGACCGAGATATTAGAGGAACGCATGAATTGTACTTAACAATGCAAGGAAATCGTGCGCTTATGCTGCTTTCTAATCCTTATGCTGATTATTTTACAGATGGTGAGCAGAAGGATTTCCAAATTGTTGATGTAAGCGACCCTGCTAACCCTGAATTACTTTGGGAATTTGACCCGCGTGACTTACCTGAAGTAGCAGACGACTTTAACGGGTATCATTGGCATGCTCCGGACGGCCACACAAGACCTGTTTTTAACCATAGTGTCATTACAGACAACAATGGTCATTATGCGTATGTGTCAATGTGGGATCTAGGAACGGTCATCTTTGATATTCGTGATCCAGAAAACGCTGAGTACCTTGGTAGAACAGAATATGCAGATGATCAAAAAGGGGCAGCACACTCTGCCGCTCTTGCACGTGGAGGTACTGTATTAATTGAAACACGTGAAGTTGCGAACCCGCACGGTGAAGGTTATGAAGATGCATACGGTTATACAAGAATTTTTGATATACGAGATAAGACAAACCCTGTATTATTAAGTGAATTTACGACTGATTTAACGTATGACTTTAGAGGTTTTACGTTTGCAAACACAGTACATGACCCGAAAGTACGAGGGAATACGTTGTACTTATCATATTACTCTGGTGGCGTGATCTCAGTAGACATTACGGACCCGAGTAATCCTGTAGAAATTGGCCGTTATACACCAGACCAATCAAATGTATGGGGCGTGTTTGTCGACAGAAATTACGTGTTAGCGTCTGACATGGGGCAAGGTTTAAAAGTATTATTGAAGAACAATGGAAATCAAGGGAACGGTAATGGAAATCAACCTTTAAAAAATTAA
- a CDS encoding Mrp/NBP35 family ATP-binding protein, whose amino-acid sequence MLTEQQVLNALKDVHEPVLKKSLVDLNSVTELKIKDNMVSLKLAIAQPGTAEQMQLQQEVVTAVKSAGAESVGLRFEKMSDEELQKHGGTAGEEEGGSLLDRTDKTTFIAVTSGKGGVGKSTVSVNLAVSLARKGKKVGIIDADIYGFSVPDMMGIEERPKVVGQKIYPVTRFDVQVISMGFFVEDNSPIIWRGPMLGKMLNNFFSEVEWDDLDYLILDLPPGTGDVALDIHSMLPQSKEIIVTTPHATAAFVAARAGAMALKTEHEILGIVENMAYFESKVTGEKEYVFGKGGGEKLAKELNSEVLANIPLGQPEIDEENFAPSVYDTDHQIGEKYMEIADKVISQTEK is encoded by the coding sequence ATGTTAACAGAACAACAAGTGCTAAATGCATTGAAAGATGTTCACGAGCCCGTATTAAAGAAAAGTCTCGTTGATCTTAATTCAGTTACTGAATTGAAAATTAAAGATAATATGGTTAGTTTAAAATTAGCGATTGCTCAGCCAGGAACGGCAGAGCAAATGCAATTACAACAAGAAGTGGTTACTGCAGTGAAAAGTGCCGGTGCAGAATCAGTAGGACTCCGTTTTGAAAAAATGTCTGATGAAGAACTGCAAAAACATGGTGGAACAGCAGGAGAAGAAGAAGGCGGTTCATTATTAGACCGTACAGACAAAACGACATTTATCGCAGTTACAAGTGGTAAAGGTGGAGTTGGTAAATCAACGGTTTCCGTTAACTTAGCAGTATCTCTTGCGCGTAAAGGGAAAAAGGTTGGAATTATTGATGCTGACATTTACGGGTTTAGTGTTCCTGACATGATGGGTATTGAAGAGCGTCCGAAAGTTGTTGGACAAAAGATTTATCCAGTAACTCGTTTTGATGTACAAGTCATTTCCATGGGCTTCTTTGTAGAGGATAACTCACCAATTATTTGGCGTGGACCAATGCTTGGTAAAATGCTAAACAACTTCTTCAGTGAAGTGGAGTGGGATGATCTTGATTACTTAATTCTTGACTTACCGCCAGGAACAGGTGACGTCGCATTAGATATTCACTCAATGCTTCCACAGTCGAAGGAAATTATCGTAACAACGCCACATGCCACAGCAGCATTTGTTGCAGCAAGAGCGGGAGCAATGGCATTAAAGACAGAACATGAAATTCTTGGTATTGTCGAGAACATGGCTTACTTCGAAAGTAAAGTAACAGGCGAGAAAGAGTATGTCTTCGGTAAAGGCGGCGGTGAAAAGCTAGCGAAAGAACTTAACAGTGAAGTGCTAGCAAACATCCCATTAGGCCAACCAGAAATTGACGAAGAAAACTTCGCGCCTTCTGTATACGATACAGACCACCAAATCGGTGAAAAATATATGGAAATTGCAGACAAAGTGATTTCTCAAACAGAAAAATAA
- a CDS encoding KinB-signaling pathway activation protein: protein MKSQKVVFLFYTTLLIGTTAGFLMGFILDWQTHINDLMNFSFGGILMIGITAGIWTVIAQMGFFAYLTIHRFGLGIFKSQRLWTRVQVIIIAFALFDLMFFRHMAFAEPGESMAGYAILPTLLLIYALIVAYLKSKDTNYTAFVPTVFFMVVVTSIEWFPALRENDFTFLLNAVVPLLVANTWQILVLHRLHEPVEQQKKTETSKKKQKG, encoded by the coding sequence GTGAAATCACAAAAAGTAGTCTTTTTATTTTATACAACGTTACTTATAGGAACAACGGCCGGATTTCTTATGGGATTTATTCTAGACTGGCAAACACATATAAATGATTTAATGAACTTTAGTTTCGGTGGTATCTTGATGATCGGGATCACGGCCGGGATATGGACAGTCATTGCTCAAATGGGTTTCTTTGCATACTTAACGATTCATCGTTTTGGTCTTGGTATCTTTAAATCACAAAGACTTTGGACGAGGGTTCAAGTCATTATTATTGCATTTGCATTGTTTGATTTGATGTTCTTCCGTCATATGGCATTTGCTGAGCCTGGAGAATCGATGGCAGGATATGCAATTTTGCCAACATTATTACTCATTTATGCCTTGATTGTTGCTTATTTGAAAAGTAAAGATACAAATTATACGGCGTTTGTGCCGACAGTTTTTTTTATGGTTGTTGTTACATCAATTGAGTGGTTCCCGGCATTAAGAGAAAATGATTTTACGTTCTTACTTAATGCGGTTGTCCCTTTATTAGTCGCGAATACATGGCAAATTCTTGTGCTACATCGTCTGCACGAACCAGTCGAGCAACAAAAGAAAACAGAGACATCCAAAAAGAAACAAAAAGGATAA
- the cwlD gene encoding N-acetylmuramoyl-L-alanine amidase CwlD, with protein sequence MKKAWKYVIGLICLGALLIFIQYQFSSEDSTGWHLPLSGKVIVVDPGHGGIDGGASSKAGDLEKDITLQISFILRDYLQEAGALVLMTREGDHDLAAESTKKIRSRKVEDLRKRVSLINESDADAFVSIHLNAIPSPKWRGAQTFYNRSIEGNEMMAKQIQNEIRRNLDNTTREAKPINSVYLIQQASIPGALVEVGFLSNPSEAELLTTKEYQEQVAASIYEGLLRYYSDDPLPSGN encoded by the coding sequence ATGAAGAAAGCGTGGAAGTATGTCATTGGACTAATTTGCCTTGGGGCACTATTAATTTTCATTCAGTATCAATTTTCGAGTGAGGACTCGACCGGCTGGCATTTGCCATTATCGGGGAAGGTGATTGTCGTGGACCCTGGCCATGGTGGTATCGACGGTGGGGCGTCATCAAAAGCTGGTGATTTAGAAAAAGATATTACGCTTCAAATTAGTTTTATTTTACGTGATTATTTGCAGGAAGCAGGCGCTTTAGTCTTAATGACGCGTGAAGGGGATCATGATTTAGCTGCTGAAAGTACAAAAAAAATCCGCTCACGAAAAGTAGAGGACTTAAGGAAGCGGGTCAGCTTAATAAATGAATCTGATGCGGATGCTTTTGTAAGTATACATTTAAATGCCATACCGTCTCCGAAATGGCGAGGGGCACAAACATTTTATAATCGATCCATCGAAGGAAATGAAATGATGGCAAAGCAAATCCAAAATGAAATTCGTAGAAACCTTGATAATACAACACGTGAAGCAAAGCCAATCAACAGTGTATATTTAATTCAACAAGCGAGTATTCCTGGTGCACTAGTTGAAGTTGGATTTTTATCAAACCCTAGCGAAGCTGAATTATTAACAACAAAAGAATACCAAGAACAAGTTGCAGCATCGATATATGAAGGGCTTTTGCGTTATTACAGTGATGACCCACTGCCAAGCGGGAATTAA